A single genomic interval of Euwallacea similis isolate ESF13 chromosome 2, ESF131.1, whole genome shotgun sequence harbors:
- the Rgl gene encoding ral guanine nucleotide dissociation stimulator-like 1 isoform X5, producing MNDADSLPTWRLWGEEKADGALYTVYLKKVRYHRPTRSLSSSHSDSDDEISHLEWETVRVRFVKAGTLKKLVEALSTDDGELETTYINVFLATYRSFSTPKEVLTLLLRRYEELSESHHNDRPEQHEQHKKTLISALHVWLDSYPEDFKEPPDFIALRLLLNFSEDFLPNTELDAKVRHRLDRYSREAHVDPLLAPPPAFAMRSITSSGWRNYKLPDVPVRHFAEQLTRMDVDLFKKLVPHQCLGAVWSRRDRSRSHEAATVLATVNQFNAVSFRVISSILVEPTLRAQDRAALVSCWIDIAQELRLIKNFSSLKAIISGLQSNPIYRLQKTWQTISKEKIELFDELARIFSEDNNQWTQRELLMKEGTAKFADTVGENDKQLQKIFQRQNHHTANISFGTIPYLGTFLTDLTMIDTAIQDTIGDGLINFDKRRKEFEVLAQIKLLQGAANAYHFVEDPAFDRWFDSILVLDDREAYQLSCQIEPATNGQNRRDRTNKKSTPGHQKNDSITSTSSSNSSQFYCDMESVSGSPHNSIDRKMSPSQMSNSSSNSSLRSLDVSLNSSHSGSATNRALQVPLSNNSGTLSNTSQKSSPDFYIIKVTYETDNPETEGIVLYKSIMLSNNERTPQVIRNAMYKLGLEGSPDQYTLAQVLPEKDMILPPNANVYYAVNTAHNLNFILRPKKIDINSINKGLKAKSKS from the exons CCTACATGGCGGCTTTGGGGAGAAGAAAAGGCAGACGGCGCTCTCTATACGGTTTACCTCAAGAAGGTGCGATATCATCGGCCTACACGCAGCCTTTCTTCGTCGCATTCG GACTCAGATGACGAAATATCTCACCTAGAGTGGGAAACAGTCAGAGTCAGGTTTGTGAAAGCAGGTACGCTGAAGAAGTTGGTCGAAGCGCTGTCCACCGACGATGGAGAACTGGAAACCACCTACATCAACGTGTTCTTAGCAACTTATAGAAGTTTTTCTACCCCTAAAGAAGTGCTTACGCTATTGCTGCGTAGATACGAGGAATTGAGCGAATCTCATCACAATGACAGACCTGAACAACATGAACAACACAAGAA GACTCTTATCTCTGCGTTGCACGTATGGCTTGATAGTTACCCTGAAGATTTCAAGGAACCTCCGGATTTTATTGCCCTTCGGCTGCTGCTCAATTTTTCTGAAGACTTTTTGCCAAATACTGAATTGGATGCTAAAGTTCGACATAGGCTGGACAG GTATTCAAGAGAGGCACACGTGGATCCACTCCTAGCTCCTCCTCCAGCGTTTGCCATGCGGTCCATTACATCGTCGGGATGGAGGAATTACAAGTTACCAGACGTTCCAGTCAGGCATTTCGCCGAACAACTCACCAGAATGGATGTG gatttatttaaaaaactagtCCCACATCAATGTTTGGGCGCAGTATGGTCTCGAAGAGATCGAAGTCGTTCGCATGAAGCTGCCACAGTTTTAGCTACAGTTAACCAATTTAATGCGGTGTCATTTAG gGTAATTTCTTCGATATTAGTTGAACCAACTCTCAGAGCGCAGGATAGAGCGGCTTTGGTTAGCTGCTGGATCGACATAGCGCAGGAACTGAGACTTATCAAGAATTTTAGTAGTTTAAAAGCCATTATTAGTGGTCTGCAAAGTAATCCCATCTATAG GCTTCAGAAAACATGGCAAACAATATCCAAAGAGAAAATTGAGCTGTTCGACGAGTTGGCTCGAATTTTTAGCGAAGATAATAATCAGTGGACTCAGAGAGAATTGTTAATGAAAGAGGGCACTGCAAAATTTGCGG ACACAGTAGGGGAAAACGACAAACAACTACAAAAGATCTTCCAAAGGCAAAACCATCACACTGCGAATATTTCCTTTGGAACTATACCATATTTGGGAACCTTTTTAACTGATCTCACCATGATAGATACGGCGATACAGGACACCATTGGAGACggtttgattaattttgataagAGGCGGAAGGAGTTTGAGGTGTTGGCGCAGATTAAGCTTTTGCAA GGTGCCGCAAACGCGTATCATTTCGTCGAAGATCCAGCGTTCGATCGGTGGTTTGACTCCATTTTGGTATTGGATGATCGCGAAGCCTATCAACTTAGTTGTCAGATAGAACCCGCAACCAATGGACAGAACAGGAGAGATCG GACTAACAAGAAATCAACACCTGGACACCAAAAGAACGATTCCATTACAAGCACGAGCAGTAGTAACAGTTCTCAATTTTACTGTGACATGGAGAGCGTTTCAGGGTCGCCTCACAATAGTATAGATCGAAAAATGAGTCCTAGTCAGATGTCGAATTCTAGCAGCAATTCATCTTTACGGAGTTTGGATGTTAGTTTGAACAGTTCTCATTCAG GTAGTGCAACAAATCGCGCGCTTCAAGTGCCTTTGTCCAATAATTCGGGAACTCTAAGCAATACTTCTCAGAAAAGTAGTCctgatttttatataataaaa GTAACTTACGAAACCGATAACCCGGAAACGGAGGGAATAGTTTTGTACAAGAGCATCATGTTGAGCAATAACGAAAGGACACCTCAGGTCATCCGCAACGCCATGTACAAATTAGGTTTAGAAGGGAGTCCTGACCAATATACACTTGCACAAGTGCTTCCCGAAAAAG atatGATCCTTCCTCCCAACGCTAACGTGTATTACGCAGTCAATACCGCACACAACCTCAATTTTATACTTCGTCCAAAGAAAATCGAcataaattctattaataaaGGACTAAAGGCAAAGTCCAAGTCATAA
- the Rgl gene encoding ral guanine nucleotide dissociation stimulator-like 1 isoform X3 produces the protein MIHCGTVFNRSVKYDLKTMSSAVEPIRVSFVCFCDEIQPTWRLWGEEKADGALYTVYLKKVRYHRPTRSLSSSHSDSDDEISHLEWETVRVRFVKAGTLKKLVEALSTDDGELETTYINVFLATYRSFSTPKEVLTLLLRRYEELSESHHNDRPEQHEQHKKTLISALHVWLDSYPEDFKEPPDFIALRLLLNFSEDFLPNTELDAKVRHRLDRYSREAHVDPLLAPPPAFAMRSITSSGWRNYKLPDVPVRHFAEQLTRMDVDLFKKLVPHQCLGAVWSRRDRSRSHEAATVLATVNQFNAVSFRVISSILVEPTLRAQDRAALVSCWIDIAQELRLIKNFSSLKAIISGLQSNPIYRLQKTWQTISKEKIELFDELARIFSEDNNQWTQRELLMKEGTAKFADTVGENDKQLQKIFQRQNHHTANISFGTIPYLGTFLTDLTMIDTAIQDTIGDGLINFDKRRKEFEVLAQIKLLQGAANAYHFVEDPAFDRWFDSILVLDDREAYQLSCQIEPATNGQNRRDRTNKKSTPGHQKNDSITSTSSSNSSQFYCDMESVSGSPHNSIDRKMSPSQMSNSSSNSSLRSLDVSLNSSHSGSATNRALQVPLSNNSGTLSNTSQKSSPDFYIIKVTYETDNPETEGIVLYKSIMLSNNERTPQVIRNAMYKLGLEGSPDQYTLAQVLPEKDMILPPNANVYYAVNTAHNLNFILRPKKIDINSINKGLKAKSKS, from the exons ATGATTCATTGCGGTACGGTGTTTAATAGATCAGTTAAATATGACTTGAAAACAATGAGCAGTGCTGTTGAGCCTATTAGGGTCTCCTTTGTCTGCTTTTGCGATGAAATT CAGCCTACATGGCGGCTTTGGGGAGAAGAAAAGGCAGACGGCGCTCTCTATACGGTTTACCTCAAGAAGGTGCGATATCATCGGCCTACACGCAGCCTTTCTTCGTCGCATTCG GACTCAGATGACGAAATATCTCACCTAGAGTGGGAAACAGTCAGAGTCAGGTTTGTGAAAGCAGGTACGCTGAAGAAGTTGGTCGAAGCGCTGTCCACCGACGATGGAGAACTGGAAACCACCTACATCAACGTGTTCTTAGCAACTTATAGAAGTTTTTCTACCCCTAAAGAAGTGCTTACGCTATTGCTGCGTAGATACGAGGAATTGAGCGAATCTCATCACAATGACAGACCTGAACAACATGAACAACACAAGAA GACTCTTATCTCTGCGTTGCACGTATGGCTTGATAGTTACCCTGAAGATTTCAAGGAACCTCCGGATTTTATTGCCCTTCGGCTGCTGCTCAATTTTTCTGAAGACTTTTTGCCAAATACTGAATTGGATGCTAAAGTTCGACATAGGCTGGACAG GTATTCAAGAGAGGCACACGTGGATCCACTCCTAGCTCCTCCTCCAGCGTTTGCCATGCGGTCCATTACATCGTCGGGATGGAGGAATTACAAGTTACCAGACGTTCCAGTCAGGCATTTCGCCGAACAACTCACCAGAATGGATGTG gatttatttaaaaaactagtCCCACATCAATGTTTGGGCGCAGTATGGTCTCGAAGAGATCGAAGTCGTTCGCATGAAGCTGCCACAGTTTTAGCTACAGTTAACCAATTTAATGCGGTGTCATTTAG gGTAATTTCTTCGATATTAGTTGAACCAACTCTCAGAGCGCAGGATAGAGCGGCTTTGGTTAGCTGCTGGATCGACATAGCGCAGGAACTGAGACTTATCAAGAATTTTAGTAGTTTAAAAGCCATTATTAGTGGTCTGCAAAGTAATCCCATCTATAG GCTTCAGAAAACATGGCAAACAATATCCAAAGAGAAAATTGAGCTGTTCGACGAGTTGGCTCGAATTTTTAGCGAAGATAATAATCAGTGGACTCAGAGAGAATTGTTAATGAAAGAGGGCACTGCAAAATTTGCGG ACACAGTAGGGGAAAACGACAAACAACTACAAAAGATCTTCCAAAGGCAAAACCATCACACTGCGAATATTTCCTTTGGAACTATACCATATTTGGGAACCTTTTTAACTGATCTCACCATGATAGATACGGCGATACAGGACACCATTGGAGACggtttgattaattttgataagAGGCGGAAGGAGTTTGAGGTGTTGGCGCAGATTAAGCTTTTGCAA GGTGCCGCAAACGCGTATCATTTCGTCGAAGATCCAGCGTTCGATCGGTGGTTTGACTCCATTTTGGTATTGGATGATCGCGAAGCCTATCAACTTAGTTGTCAGATAGAACCCGCAACCAATGGACAGAACAGGAGAGATCG GACTAACAAGAAATCAACACCTGGACACCAAAAGAACGATTCCATTACAAGCACGAGCAGTAGTAACAGTTCTCAATTTTACTGTGACATGGAGAGCGTTTCAGGGTCGCCTCACAATAGTATAGATCGAAAAATGAGTCCTAGTCAGATGTCGAATTCTAGCAGCAATTCATCTTTACGGAGTTTGGATGTTAGTTTGAACAGTTCTCATTCAG GTAGTGCAACAAATCGCGCGCTTCAAGTGCCTTTGTCCAATAATTCGGGAACTCTAAGCAATACTTCTCAGAAAAGTAGTCctgatttttatataataaaa GTAACTTACGAAACCGATAACCCGGAAACGGAGGGAATAGTTTTGTACAAGAGCATCATGTTGAGCAATAACGAAAGGACACCTCAGGTCATCCGCAACGCCATGTACAAATTAGGTTTAGAAGGGAGTCCTGACCAATATACACTTGCACAAGTGCTTCCCGAAAAAG atatGATCCTTCCTCCCAACGCTAACGTGTATTACGCAGTCAATACCGCACACAACCTCAATTTTATACTTCGTCCAAAGAAAATCGAcataaattctattaataaaGGACTAAAGGCAAAGTCCAAGTCATAA
- the Rgl gene encoding ral guanine nucleotide dissociation stimulator-like 1 isoform X2, with product MLLPTTNSNCPIGFQSEIYHEVVEKTKFLTLKCGRKQNKGALNSHSRSKSADRNKFKFCACTGPRKNKKSAKWYVKPTWRLWGEEKADGALYTVYLKKVRYHRPTRSLSSSHSDSDDEISHLEWETVRVRFVKAGTLKKLVEALSTDDGELETTYINVFLATYRSFSTPKEVLTLLLRRYEELSESHHNDRPEQHEQHKKTLISALHVWLDSYPEDFKEPPDFIALRLLLNFSEDFLPNTELDAKVRHRLDRYSREAHVDPLLAPPPAFAMRSITSSGWRNYKLPDVPVRHFAEQLTRMDVDLFKKLVPHQCLGAVWSRRDRSRSHEAATVLATVNQFNAVSFRVISSILVEPTLRAQDRAALVSCWIDIAQELRLIKNFSSLKAIISGLQSNPIYRLQKTWQTISKEKIELFDELARIFSEDNNQWTQRELLMKEGTAKFADTVGENDKQLQKIFQRQNHHTANISFGTIPYLGTFLTDLTMIDTAIQDTIGDGLINFDKRRKEFEVLAQIKLLQGAANAYHFVEDPAFDRWFDSILVLDDREAYQLSCQIEPATNGQNRRDRTNKKSTPGHQKNDSITSTSSSNSSQFYCDMESVSGSPHNSIDRKMSPSQMSNSSSNSSLRSLDVSLNSSHSGSATNRALQVPLSNNSGTLSNTSQKSSPDFYIIKVTYETDNPETEGIVLYKSIMLSNNERTPQVIRNAMYKLGLEGSPDQYTLAQVLPEKDMILPPNANVYYAVNTAHNLNFILRPKKIDINSINKGLKAKSKS from the exons CCTACATGGCGGCTTTGGGGAGAAGAAAAGGCAGACGGCGCTCTCTATACGGTTTACCTCAAGAAGGTGCGATATCATCGGCCTACACGCAGCCTTTCTTCGTCGCATTCG GACTCAGATGACGAAATATCTCACCTAGAGTGGGAAACAGTCAGAGTCAGGTTTGTGAAAGCAGGTACGCTGAAGAAGTTGGTCGAAGCGCTGTCCACCGACGATGGAGAACTGGAAACCACCTACATCAACGTGTTCTTAGCAACTTATAGAAGTTTTTCTACCCCTAAAGAAGTGCTTACGCTATTGCTGCGTAGATACGAGGAATTGAGCGAATCTCATCACAATGACAGACCTGAACAACATGAACAACACAAGAA GACTCTTATCTCTGCGTTGCACGTATGGCTTGATAGTTACCCTGAAGATTTCAAGGAACCTCCGGATTTTATTGCCCTTCGGCTGCTGCTCAATTTTTCTGAAGACTTTTTGCCAAATACTGAATTGGATGCTAAAGTTCGACATAGGCTGGACAG GTATTCAAGAGAGGCACACGTGGATCCACTCCTAGCTCCTCCTCCAGCGTTTGCCATGCGGTCCATTACATCGTCGGGATGGAGGAATTACAAGTTACCAGACGTTCCAGTCAGGCATTTCGCCGAACAACTCACCAGAATGGATGTG gatttatttaaaaaactagtCCCACATCAATGTTTGGGCGCAGTATGGTCTCGAAGAGATCGAAGTCGTTCGCATGAAGCTGCCACAGTTTTAGCTACAGTTAACCAATTTAATGCGGTGTCATTTAG gGTAATTTCTTCGATATTAGTTGAACCAACTCTCAGAGCGCAGGATAGAGCGGCTTTGGTTAGCTGCTGGATCGACATAGCGCAGGAACTGAGACTTATCAAGAATTTTAGTAGTTTAAAAGCCATTATTAGTGGTCTGCAAAGTAATCCCATCTATAG GCTTCAGAAAACATGGCAAACAATATCCAAAGAGAAAATTGAGCTGTTCGACGAGTTGGCTCGAATTTTTAGCGAAGATAATAATCAGTGGACTCAGAGAGAATTGTTAATGAAAGAGGGCACTGCAAAATTTGCGG ACACAGTAGGGGAAAACGACAAACAACTACAAAAGATCTTCCAAAGGCAAAACCATCACACTGCGAATATTTCCTTTGGAACTATACCATATTTGGGAACCTTTTTAACTGATCTCACCATGATAGATACGGCGATACAGGACACCATTGGAGACggtttgattaattttgataagAGGCGGAAGGAGTTTGAGGTGTTGGCGCAGATTAAGCTTTTGCAA GGTGCCGCAAACGCGTATCATTTCGTCGAAGATCCAGCGTTCGATCGGTGGTTTGACTCCATTTTGGTATTGGATGATCGCGAAGCCTATCAACTTAGTTGTCAGATAGAACCCGCAACCAATGGACAGAACAGGAGAGATCG GACTAACAAGAAATCAACACCTGGACACCAAAAGAACGATTCCATTACAAGCACGAGCAGTAGTAACAGTTCTCAATTTTACTGTGACATGGAGAGCGTTTCAGGGTCGCCTCACAATAGTATAGATCGAAAAATGAGTCCTAGTCAGATGTCGAATTCTAGCAGCAATTCATCTTTACGGAGTTTGGATGTTAGTTTGAACAGTTCTCATTCAG GTAGTGCAACAAATCGCGCGCTTCAAGTGCCTTTGTCCAATAATTCGGGAACTCTAAGCAATACTTCTCAGAAAAGTAGTCctgatttttatataataaaa GTAACTTACGAAACCGATAACCCGGAAACGGAGGGAATAGTTTTGTACAAGAGCATCATGTTGAGCAATAACGAAAGGACACCTCAGGTCATCCGCAACGCCATGTACAAATTAGGTTTAGAAGGGAGTCCTGACCAATATACACTTGCACAAGTGCTTCCCGAAAAAG atatGATCCTTCCTCCCAACGCTAACGTGTATTACGCAGTCAATACCGCACACAACCTCAATTTTATACTTCGTCCAAAGAAAATCGAcataaattctattaataaaGGACTAAAGGCAAAGTCCAAGTCATAA
- the Rgl gene encoding ral guanine nucleotide dissociation stimulator-like 1 isoform X4 — MNDADSLQPTWRLWGEEKADGALYTVYLKKVRYHRPTRSLSSSHSDSDDEISHLEWETVRVRFVKAGTLKKLVEALSTDDGELETTYINVFLATYRSFSTPKEVLTLLLRRYEELSESHHNDRPEQHEQHKKTLISALHVWLDSYPEDFKEPPDFIALRLLLNFSEDFLPNTELDAKVRHRLDRYSREAHVDPLLAPPPAFAMRSITSSGWRNYKLPDVPVRHFAEQLTRMDVDLFKKLVPHQCLGAVWSRRDRSRSHEAATVLATVNQFNAVSFRVISSILVEPTLRAQDRAALVSCWIDIAQELRLIKNFSSLKAIISGLQSNPIYRLQKTWQTISKEKIELFDELARIFSEDNNQWTQRELLMKEGTAKFADTVGENDKQLQKIFQRQNHHTANISFGTIPYLGTFLTDLTMIDTAIQDTIGDGLINFDKRRKEFEVLAQIKLLQGAANAYHFVEDPAFDRWFDSILVLDDREAYQLSCQIEPATNGQNRRDRTNKKSTPGHQKNDSITSTSSSNSSQFYCDMESVSGSPHNSIDRKMSPSQMSNSSSNSSLRSLDVSLNSSHSGSATNRALQVPLSNNSGTLSNTSQKSSPDFYIIKVTYETDNPETEGIVLYKSIMLSNNERTPQVIRNAMYKLGLEGSPDQYTLAQVLPEKDMILPPNANVYYAVNTAHNLNFILRPKKIDINSINKGLKAKSKS, encoded by the exons CAGCCTACATGGCGGCTTTGGGGAGAAGAAAAGGCAGACGGCGCTCTCTATACGGTTTACCTCAAGAAGGTGCGATATCATCGGCCTACACGCAGCCTTTCTTCGTCGCATTCG GACTCAGATGACGAAATATCTCACCTAGAGTGGGAAACAGTCAGAGTCAGGTTTGTGAAAGCAGGTACGCTGAAGAAGTTGGTCGAAGCGCTGTCCACCGACGATGGAGAACTGGAAACCACCTACATCAACGTGTTCTTAGCAACTTATAGAAGTTTTTCTACCCCTAAAGAAGTGCTTACGCTATTGCTGCGTAGATACGAGGAATTGAGCGAATCTCATCACAATGACAGACCTGAACAACATGAACAACACAAGAA GACTCTTATCTCTGCGTTGCACGTATGGCTTGATAGTTACCCTGAAGATTTCAAGGAACCTCCGGATTTTATTGCCCTTCGGCTGCTGCTCAATTTTTCTGAAGACTTTTTGCCAAATACTGAATTGGATGCTAAAGTTCGACATAGGCTGGACAG GTATTCAAGAGAGGCACACGTGGATCCACTCCTAGCTCCTCCTCCAGCGTTTGCCATGCGGTCCATTACATCGTCGGGATGGAGGAATTACAAGTTACCAGACGTTCCAGTCAGGCATTTCGCCGAACAACTCACCAGAATGGATGTG gatttatttaaaaaactagtCCCACATCAATGTTTGGGCGCAGTATGGTCTCGAAGAGATCGAAGTCGTTCGCATGAAGCTGCCACAGTTTTAGCTACAGTTAACCAATTTAATGCGGTGTCATTTAG gGTAATTTCTTCGATATTAGTTGAACCAACTCTCAGAGCGCAGGATAGAGCGGCTTTGGTTAGCTGCTGGATCGACATAGCGCAGGAACTGAGACTTATCAAGAATTTTAGTAGTTTAAAAGCCATTATTAGTGGTCTGCAAAGTAATCCCATCTATAG GCTTCAGAAAACATGGCAAACAATATCCAAAGAGAAAATTGAGCTGTTCGACGAGTTGGCTCGAATTTTTAGCGAAGATAATAATCAGTGGACTCAGAGAGAATTGTTAATGAAAGAGGGCACTGCAAAATTTGCGG ACACAGTAGGGGAAAACGACAAACAACTACAAAAGATCTTCCAAAGGCAAAACCATCACACTGCGAATATTTCCTTTGGAACTATACCATATTTGGGAACCTTTTTAACTGATCTCACCATGATAGATACGGCGATACAGGACACCATTGGAGACggtttgattaattttgataagAGGCGGAAGGAGTTTGAGGTGTTGGCGCAGATTAAGCTTTTGCAA GGTGCCGCAAACGCGTATCATTTCGTCGAAGATCCAGCGTTCGATCGGTGGTTTGACTCCATTTTGGTATTGGATGATCGCGAAGCCTATCAACTTAGTTGTCAGATAGAACCCGCAACCAATGGACAGAACAGGAGAGATCG GACTAACAAGAAATCAACACCTGGACACCAAAAGAACGATTCCATTACAAGCACGAGCAGTAGTAACAGTTCTCAATTTTACTGTGACATGGAGAGCGTTTCAGGGTCGCCTCACAATAGTATAGATCGAAAAATGAGTCCTAGTCAGATGTCGAATTCTAGCAGCAATTCATCTTTACGGAGTTTGGATGTTAGTTTGAACAGTTCTCATTCAG GTAGTGCAACAAATCGCGCGCTTCAAGTGCCTTTGTCCAATAATTCGGGAACTCTAAGCAATACTTCTCAGAAAAGTAGTCctgatttttatataataaaa GTAACTTACGAAACCGATAACCCGGAAACGGAGGGAATAGTTTTGTACAAGAGCATCATGTTGAGCAATAACGAAAGGACACCTCAGGTCATCCGCAACGCCATGTACAAATTAGGTTTAGAAGGGAGTCCTGACCAATATACACTTGCACAAGTGCTTCCCGAAAAAG atatGATCCTTCCTCCCAACGCTAACGTGTATTACGCAGTCAATACCGCACACAACCTCAATTTTATACTTCGTCCAAAGAAAATCGAcataaattctattaataaaGGACTAAAGGCAAAGTCCAAGTCATAA
- the Rgl gene encoding ral guanine nucleotide dissociation stimulator-like 1 isoform X1: protein MLLPTTNSNCPIGFQSEIYHEVVEKTKFLTLKCGRKQNKGALNSHSRSKSADRNKFKFCACTGPRKNKKSAKWYVKQPTWRLWGEEKADGALYTVYLKKVRYHRPTRSLSSSHSDSDDEISHLEWETVRVRFVKAGTLKKLVEALSTDDGELETTYINVFLATYRSFSTPKEVLTLLLRRYEELSESHHNDRPEQHEQHKKTLISALHVWLDSYPEDFKEPPDFIALRLLLNFSEDFLPNTELDAKVRHRLDRYSREAHVDPLLAPPPAFAMRSITSSGWRNYKLPDVPVRHFAEQLTRMDVDLFKKLVPHQCLGAVWSRRDRSRSHEAATVLATVNQFNAVSFRVISSILVEPTLRAQDRAALVSCWIDIAQELRLIKNFSSLKAIISGLQSNPIYRLQKTWQTISKEKIELFDELARIFSEDNNQWTQRELLMKEGTAKFADTVGENDKQLQKIFQRQNHHTANISFGTIPYLGTFLTDLTMIDTAIQDTIGDGLINFDKRRKEFEVLAQIKLLQGAANAYHFVEDPAFDRWFDSILVLDDREAYQLSCQIEPATNGQNRRDRTNKKSTPGHQKNDSITSTSSSNSSQFYCDMESVSGSPHNSIDRKMSPSQMSNSSSNSSLRSLDVSLNSSHSGSATNRALQVPLSNNSGTLSNTSQKSSPDFYIIKVTYETDNPETEGIVLYKSIMLSNNERTPQVIRNAMYKLGLEGSPDQYTLAQVLPEKDMILPPNANVYYAVNTAHNLNFILRPKKIDINSINKGLKAKSKS, encoded by the exons CAGCCTACATGGCGGCTTTGGGGAGAAGAAAAGGCAGACGGCGCTCTCTATACGGTTTACCTCAAGAAGGTGCGATATCATCGGCCTACACGCAGCCTTTCTTCGTCGCATTCG GACTCAGATGACGAAATATCTCACCTAGAGTGGGAAACAGTCAGAGTCAGGTTTGTGAAAGCAGGTACGCTGAAGAAGTTGGTCGAAGCGCTGTCCACCGACGATGGAGAACTGGAAACCACCTACATCAACGTGTTCTTAGCAACTTATAGAAGTTTTTCTACCCCTAAAGAAGTGCTTACGCTATTGCTGCGTAGATACGAGGAATTGAGCGAATCTCATCACAATGACAGACCTGAACAACATGAACAACACAAGAA GACTCTTATCTCTGCGTTGCACGTATGGCTTGATAGTTACCCTGAAGATTTCAAGGAACCTCCGGATTTTATTGCCCTTCGGCTGCTGCTCAATTTTTCTGAAGACTTTTTGCCAAATACTGAATTGGATGCTAAAGTTCGACATAGGCTGGACAG GTATTCAAGAGAGGCACACGTGGATCCACTCCTAGCTCCTCCTCCAGCGTTTGCCATGCGGTCCATTACATCGTCGGGATGGAGGAATTACAAGTTACCAGACGTTCCAGTCAGGCATTTCGCCGAACAACTCACCAGAATGGATGTG gatttatttaaaaaactagtCCCACATCAATGTTTGGGCGCAGTATGGTCTCGAAGAGATCGAAGTCGTTCGCATGAAGCTGCCACAGTTTTAGCTACAGTTAACCAATTTAATGCGGTGTCATTTAG gGTAATTTCTTCGATATTAGTTGAACCAACTCTCAGAGCGCAGGATAGAGCGGCTTTGGTTAGCTGCTGGATCGACATAGCGCAGGAACTGAGACTTATCAAGAATTTTAGTAGTTTAAAAGCCATTATTAGTGGTCTGCAAAGTAATCCCATCTATAG GCTTCAGAAAACATGGCAAACAATATCCAAAGAGAAAATTGAGCTGTTCGACGAGTTGGCTCGAATTTTTAGCGAAGATAATAATCAGTGGACTCAGAGAGAATTGTTAATGAAAGAGGGCACTGCAAAATTTGCGG ACACAGTAGGGGAAAACGACAAACAACTACAAAAGATCTTCCAAAGGCAAAACCATCACACTGCGAATATTTCCTTTGGAACTATACCATATTTGGGAACCTTTTTAACTGATCTCACCATGATAGATACGGCGATACAGGACACCATTGGAGACggtttgattaattttgataagAGGCGGAAGGAGTTTGAGGTGTTGGCGCAGATTAAGCTTTTGCAA GGTGCCGCAAACGCGTATCATTTCGTCGAAGATCCAGCGTTCGATCGGTGGTTTGACTCCATTTTGGTATTGGATGATCGCGAAGCCTATCAACTTAGTTGTCAGATAGAACCCGCAACCAATGGACAGAACAGGAGAGATCG GACTAACAAGAAATCAACACCTGGACACCAAAAGAACGATTCCATTACAAGCACGAGCAGTAGTAACAGTTCTCAATTTTACTGTGACATGGAGAGCGTTTCAGGGTCGCCTCACAATAGTATAGATCGAAAAATGAGTCCTAGTCAGATGTCGAATTCTAGCAGCAATTCATCTTTACGGAGTTTGGATGTTAGTTTGAACAGTTCTCATTCAG GTAGTGCAACAAATCGCGCGCTTCAAGTGCCTTTGTCCAATAATTCGGGAACTCTAAGCAATACTTCTCAGAAAAGTAGTCctgatttttatataataaaa GTAACTTACGAAACCGATAACCCGGAAACGGAGGGAATAGTTTTGTACAAGAGCATCATGTTGAGCAATAACGAAAGGACACCTCAGGTCATCCGCAACGCCATGTACAAATTAGGTTTAGAAGGGAGTCCTGACCAATATACACTTGCACAAGTGCTTCCCGAAAAAG atatGATCCTTCCTCCCAACGCTAACGTGTATTACGCAGTCAATACCGCACACAACCTCAATTTTATACTTCGTCCAAAGAAAATCGAcataaattctattaataaaGGACTAAAGGCAAAGTCCAAGTCATAA